The following proteins are co-located in the Pseudomonas sp. DY-1 genome:
- a CDS encoding MdtB/MuxB family multidrug efflux RND transporter permease subunit: MNLSRLFILRPVATTLSMLAILLAGLIAYRLLPVSALPEVDYPTIRVLTLYPGASPDVMTSAVTAPLERQFGQMPGLTQMSSTSSGGASVITLRFSLEINLDVAEQEVQAAINAATNLLPNDLPAPPVYNKVNPADTPVLTLAISSKTMPLPRLHNLVDTRMAQKLAQISGVGMVSIAGGQRQAVRIRVNPEALAANGLNLSDVRSLVSASNVNQPKGNFDGPTRVSMLDANDQLKSAEEYANLILAYNNGAALRLKDVASIVDGAENERLAAWANQNEAVLLNIQRQPGANVIEVVDRIQALMPSITANLPAGIDVVVLTDRTQTIRAAITDVQHELFLAIALVVMVTFLFLRRMSATIIPSIAVPLSLVGTFAVMYLAGFSINNLTLMALTIATGFVVDDAIVMLENISRHLEEGETPLNAALKGAKQIGFTLISLTFSLIAVLIPLLFMADVVGRLFREFAITLAVAILISLVVSLTLTPMMCARLLKREKKEEEGGFYKASGDFIDGMIQRYGLGLTWVLRHQGLTLLVAIGTLVLTVLLYLAVPKGFFPVQDTGVIQGITEAPQSVSFRSMSERQQKVAALILKDPAVASLTSYIGVDGDNVTLNSGRMLINLKPHGDRDVTASEVIQRLQPELDKQSDIRLYLQPVQDLTIEDRVSRTQFQFSMESPDADLLNEWTGKLVDALRQQPELSDVASDLQDKGLQVYLNIDRDMAGRLGVEISAITDALYDAFGQRQISTIFTQSSQYRVVLESAAGEVIGPQALQQIHVVTSAGTQVPLSALATVEERQTQLAVSHIGQFPAVTLSFNLAPGVALGEAVAVIERVQQDIGMPEGIQTRFQGAAAAFQASLSSTLLLILAAVVTMYIVLGVLYESYIHPVTILSTLPSAGVGALLALLLTGNDLGLIAIIGIILLIGIVKKNAIMMIDFALDAERHQGMSPEDAIYQAALLRFRPILMTTLAALFGAIPLMLATGSGAELRQPLGLVMVGGLLLSQVLTLFTTPVIYLAFDRLARRFTGRSAAGVAV, translated from the coding sequence ATGAACCTCTCTCGCCTGTTCATCCTGCGGCCGGTCGCCACCACTCTGAGCATGCTGGCGATCCTCCTCGCCGGCCTGATCGCCTACCGACTGTTGCCGGTTTCCGCGCTGCCCGAGGTGGATTATCCGACCATCCGCGTCCTCACCCTCTATCCGGGCGCCAGCCCGGACGTGATGACCAGCGCCGTTACCGCGCCGCTGGAGCGCCAGTTCGGGCAGATGCCAGGGCTGACCCAGATGTCTTCCACCAGTTCCGGCGGTGCCTCGGTCATCACCCTGCGCTTCAGCCTGGAAATAAATCTGGACGTGGCCGAGCAGGAGGTGCAGGCGGCCATCAACGCGGCCACCAACCTGCTACCCAACGACTTGCCGGCGCCGCCGGTCTACAACAAGGTCAATCCGGCCGATACCCCGGTGCTGACCCTGGCCATCAGCTCGAAGACCATGCCGCTGCCCAGGCTGCATAACCTGGTGGACACCCGCATGGCGCAGAAACTGGCGCAGATCAGCGGCGTGGGCATGGTCAGCATCGCCGGCGGCCAGCGCCAGGCGGTGCGCATTCGCGTCAATCCCGAAGCCCTGGCGGCCAATGGCCTGAACCTGTCCGACGTGCGCAGCCTGGTGAGCGCGTCCAACGTCAACCAGCCCAAGGGCAACTTCGACGGCCCGACCCGCGTTTCCATGCTGGACGCCAATGACCAGCTCAAGTCCGCCGAGGAATACGCCAACCTCATCCTCGCCTACAACAACGGCGCCGCCCTGCGACTGAAGGATGTCGCCAGTATCGTCGACGGTGCTGAGAACGAGCGCCTCGCCGCCTGGGCCAACCAGAACGAGGCGGTGCTGCTGAACATCCAGCGCCAGCCCGGCGCCAACGTGATCGAGGTGGTGGACCGCATCCAGGCCCTGATGCCGTCGATCACCGCCAACCTGCCGGCGGGCATCGATGTCGTGGTCCTCACCGACCGCACCCAGACCATCCGCGCGGCCATCACCGATGTGCAGCATGAGCTATTCCTCGCCATCGCCCTGGTGGTGATGGTGACCTTCCTGTTCCTGCGCCGGATGAGTGCCACCATCATCCCGTCCATCGCCGTGCCGCTGTCCCTGGTGGGCACTTTCGCGGTGATGTACCTGGCCGGCTTCTCCATCAACAACCTGACGCTGATGGCACTGACCATCGCCACCGGCTTCGTGGTGGACGACGCCATCGTCATGCTGGAAAACATCTCCCGTCACCTGGAAGAGGGGGAGACACCGCTCAATGCCGCGCTCAAGGGTGCGAAGCAGATCGGTTTCACCCTGATCTCCCTGACCTTCTCGCTGATCGCCGTATTGATCCCGTTGCTGTTCATGGCTGATGTGGTGGGCCGGCTGTTCCGCGAGTTCGCCATCACGCTGGCGGTGGCGATCCTGATCTCGCTGGTGGTCTCCCTGACCCTGACGCCCATGATGTGCGCGCGCCTGCTCAAGCGGGAGAAGAAAGAAGAGGAGGGCGGTTTCTACAAGGCCAGCGGTGATTTCATCGACGGCATGATCCAACGCTATGGCCTTGGCCTGACCTGGGTGCTCAGGCACCAGGGCCTGACCCTGCTGGTGGCCATCGGCACCCTGGTGTTGACCGTGCTGCTCTACCTCGCGGTACCCAAGGGCTTCTTCCCGGTGCAGGACACCGGCGTCATCCAGGGCATCACCGAGGCGCCGCAGTCGGTGTCCTTCCGCTCCATGAGCGAACGCCAGCAGAAGGTCGCCGCGCTGATCCTCAAGGACCCGGCGGTGGCCAGCCTGACGTCCTACATCGGCGTCGACGGCGACAACGTCACCCTTAACAGCGGCCGCATGCTGATCAACCTCAAGCCCCACGGCGACCGCGATGTGACCGCCAGCGAGGTGATCCAGCGCCTGCAGCCCGAGCTCGACAAACAGAGCGACATCCGTCTTTACCTGCAGCCGGTGCAGGACCTGACCATCGAGGACCGGGTCAGCCGCACCCAATTCCAGTTCAGCATGGAATCCCCGGACGCCGACCTGCTCAACGAGTGGACAGGCAAGCTGGTGGACGCCCTGCGTCAGCAGCCGGAGCTATCGGACGTGGCCAGTGACCTTCAGGACAAGGGCCTGCAGGTGTACCTGAACATCGACCGCGACATGGCCGGACGCCTGGGTGTGGAGATTTCCGCCATCACCGACGCCCTCTATGACGCCTTCGGCCAGCGGCAGATTTCTACCATCTTCACCCAGTCCAGCCAGTACCGCGTGGTGCTGGAATCCGCCGCCGGCGAAGTGATCGGCCCGCAGGCGCTGCAGCAGATTCACGTCGTCACCAGTGCCGGCACCCAGGTGCCGCTCTCGGCACTGGCCACAGTGGAAGAGCGCCAGACGCAACTGGCGGTCAGCCATATCGGCCAGTTCCCGGCCGTGACCCTGTCCTTCAACCTGGCGCCTGGCGTCGCCCTGGGCGAAGCGGTGGCGGTGATCGAACGGGTGCAGCAGGACATCGGCATGCCCGAAGGCATCCAGACCCGCTTCCAGGGCGCGGCGGCGGCCTTCCAGGCGTCGCTGTCGAGCACGCTGCTGCTGATCCTGGCGGCGGTGGTGACCATGTACATCGTGCTGGGGGTGCTCTACGAGAGCTATATCCACCCGGTGACCATCCTCTCCACGTTGCCTTCGGCGGGCGTCGGCGCCCTGCTTGCGCTGCTGCTGACCGGCAATGACCTGGGCCTGATCGCGATCATCGGCATCATCCTGCTGATCGGCATCGTGAAGAAGAACGCCATCATGATGATCGACTTCGCCCTGGACGCGGAGCGGCACCAGGGCATGTCGCCCGAGGATGCGATCTACCAGGCGGCGCTGCTGCGCTTCCGACCGATCCTGATGACCACCCTGGCGGCCCTGTTCGGCGCCATCCCGCTGATGTTGGCTACCGGCTCCGGCGCCGAACTGCGCCAGCCACTGGGCCTGGTTATGGTGGGCGGCCTGCTGCTGTCCCAGGTGCTGACCCTGTTCACCACTCCGGTGATCTACCTGGCCTTCGACCGCCTGGCCCGTCGCTTCACCGGCCGCAGTGCGGCGGGGGTGGCGGTATGA
- a CDS encoding multidrug efflux RND transporter permease subunit encodes MNLSAPFIHRPVATMLLSLAILLLGSVSFGLLPVSPLPQMDFPVITVQASLPGASPEIMASSVTTPLERSLGTIAGINQMTSRTSQGSTRIIVQFDLDRDINGAARDVQAAINASRNLLPSGMRSMPTYKKVNPSQAPIMVLSLTSDVKEKGELYDMASTILAQSLSQVKGVGEVQIGGSSLPAVRVELEPQLLTQYGIALDDVRSAIAAANQRRPKGSVEDAGRHWQVGANDQLEKAADYTPLILRYQDGAALRLGDVAKVRDAVEDRYNSGFFNDDSAVLLVINRQAGANIIETIESIKQQLPALQAVLPASVKLDLAMDRSPVIRATLHEAERTLLIAVGLVILVVYLFLGNLRASLIPALAVPVSLVGTFAVMYLMGFSLNVLSLMALILAAGLVVDDAIVVLENISRHINDGMAPFKAALQGTREVGFTLLSMNLSLVAVFVSILFMGGIIDRLFREFSLTLAVAILVSLLVSLTLTPMLCARWLKPHVPDEDSRLQRWSEALHTRMVNVYDRTLGVALRHPRLTLASLLLTIGCNIALYVLVPKTFLPQQDTGQLIGFIRGDDGLSFTVMQPKMEIFRRAVLKDPAVESVAGFIGGSGGINNAFMIVRLKPIAERNVSAQKVIERLRANLPKVPGGRLMLMADQDLQFGGGREQRSSQYEYVLQSGELSDLRTWGPKVTAALKALPELTAIDANEGEGAQQVTLQVDRDTAKRLGVDMSMVTTALNNAYSQRQISTIYDTLNQYQVVMEVNPKYAQAPETLKQVQLITADGQRVPLSSFARYERSLEEDRVNHEGQFASESIAFDLAPGVSLDKATVAIEKAVAAIGLPSSVIARMGGSADAFQSTQQNQPWMILAALVLVYLVLGILYESYVHPLTILSTLPSAGVGALLAILLTGGEFSLISLLGLFLLIGVVKKNAIMMIDLALQLERQEGMEPEESIRQACLLRLRPILMTTIAAILGAVPLLIGGTEGAEMRQPLGVAIIGGLVLSQLLTLYTTPVVYLYLDRLRHRFNRWRGVRTDAALETPL; translated from the coding sequence TTGAACCTCTCCGCCCCCTTCATCCATCGCCCGGTCGCCACCATGCTGCTGAGCCTGGCGATCCTGCTGCTGGGTAGCGTCAGTTTCGGCCTGCTGCCGGTGTCGCCGCTGCCGCAGATGGACTTCCCGGTGATCACTGTGCAGGCCAGCCTGCCCGGCGCCAGTCCGGAGATCATGGCGTCCAGCGTGACCACGCCGCTGGAACGCTCCCTGGGCACTATCGCCGGCATCAATCAGATGACCAGCCGCACCAGCCAGGGCTCGACGCGGATCATCGTGCAGTTCGACCTGGACCGCGACATCAATGGCGCTGCCCGCGATGTGCAGGCGGCCATCAACGCCTCCCGCAACCTGCTGCCCAGCGGCATGCGCAGCATGCCCACCTACAAGAAGGTCAACCCGTCCCAGGCGCCGATCATGGTGCTGTCGCTGACCTCCGACGTGAAGGAGAAAGGTGAGCTCTACGACATGGCGTCCACCATCCTGGCCCAGAGCCTGTCCCAGGTTAAGGGCGTGGGTGAGGTGCAGATCGGCGGCAGCTCGCTGCCGGCCGTGCGGGTGGAGCTGGAGCCGCAACTGCTGACTCAGTACGGTATTGCCCTGGACGATGTGCGCAGCGCCATCGCCGCCGCCAACCAGCGTCGCCCCAAGGGCTCCGTGGAAGACGCCGGCCGCCACTGGCAGGTAGGTGCCAACGACCAGCTGGAGAAGGCTGCCGACTACACGCCGCTGATCCTCCGCTACCAGGACGGCGCCGCCCTGCGCCTGGGCGATGTGGCCAAGGTCCGCGATGCGGTGGAAGACCGTTACAACAGCGGCTTCTTCAACGACGACTCGGCGGTGCTGCTGGTGATCAACCGCCAGGCCGGCGCCAACATCATCGAGACCATCGAAAGCATCAAGCAGCAACTGCCCGCGCTGCAGGCGGTGTTGCCGGCCAGCGTCAAGCTGGATCTGGCCATGGACCGCTCGCCGGTGATCCGCGCCACCTTGCACGAAGCCGAGCGCACGCTGCTGATCGCCGTCGGCCTGGTGATCCTGGTCGTCTACCTGTTCCTCGGTAACCTGCGCGCCTCGCTGATTCCGGCACTGGCGGTGCCGGTGTCGCTGGTGGGCACCTTCGCGGTGATGTACCTGATGGGCTTCTCGCTCAACGTGCTGTCGCTGATGGCGCTGATCCTCGCCGCCGGCCTGGTGGTGGACGACGCCATCGTGGTGCTGGAGAACATCTCGCGGCACATCAACGACGGCATGGCGCCATTCAAGGCGGCGCTGCAGGGCACCCGCGAAGTCGGCTTCACCTTGCTGTCGATGAACCTCTCGCTGGTGGCGGTATTCGTCTCCATCCTGTTCATGGGCGGCATCATCGACCGGTTGTTCCGCGAGTTCTCGCTGACCCTGGCGGTGGCTATCCTGGTTTCGCTGCTGGTGTCCCTGACCCTGACGCCGATGCTCTGTGCGCGTTGGCTGAAACCCCATGTGCCGGACGAAGACAGCCGCCTGCAACGCTGGAGCGAGGCGCTGCATACGCGCATGGTCAATGTCTACGACCGGACCCTGGGCGTGGCCCTGCGTCATCCGCGTCTGACCCTGGCGAGCCTGTTGCTGACCATCGGCTGCAATATCGCGCTCTACGTGCTGGTGCCCAAGACCTTCCTGCCACAGCAGGACACCGGCCAGTTGATCGGCTTCATCCGTGGCGACGATGGTCTGTCCTTCACCGTGATGCAGCCGAAGATGGAAATCTTCCGCCGCGCCGTCCTCAAGGACCCGGCCGTGGAAAGCGTGGCCGGCTTCATCGGCGGCAGTGGTGGTATCAACAACGCCTTCATGATCGTGCGCCTGAAGCCCATCGCCGAGCGCAATGTGTCGGCGCAGAAGGTCATCGAACGCCTGCGCGCCAATCTACCCAAGGTGCCCGGTGGCCGGCTGATGCTGATGGCCGACCAGGACCTGCAATTCGGTGGCGGCCGCGAGCAGCGCAGTTCGCAGTACGAGTACGTGTTGCAGAGTGGCGAACTGTCCGACCTGCGCACCTGGGGGCCGAAGGTCACCGCTGCACTCAAGGCGTTGCCGGAGCTCACCGCCATCGACGCTAACGAAGGGGAGGGCGCCCAGCAGGTCACCCTGCAAGTGGACCGCGACACCGCCAAGCGACTAGGGGTCGACATGTCCATGGTCACCACCGCGCTGAACAACGCCTACAGCCAGCGGCAGATTTCCACCATCTACGACACCCTGAACCAGTACCAGGTGGTGATGGAGGTCAACCCGAAATACGCCCAGGCCCCGGAAACCCTCAAGCAGGTCCAGTTGATCACTGCCGATGGCCAGCGCGTGCCGCTGTCCAGCTTCGCCCGCTACGAGCGCAGCCTCGAAGAAGACCGCGTCAACCACGAAGGCCAGTTCGCCTCGGAGAGCATTGCCTTCGACCTGGCGCCTGGCGTCAGTCTCGACAAGGCCACCGTGGCCATCGAGAAGGCGGTGGCCGCCATCGGCCTGCCCAGCTCGGTGATCGCGCGTATGGGCGGTAGCGCCGATGCCTTCCAGAGCACCCAGCAGAACCAGCCGTGGATGATCCTCGCCGCCCTGGTGCTGGTGTACCTGGTGCTCGGCATCCTTTACGAGAGCTATGTCCACCCGCTGACCATCCTCTCGACGCTGCCGTCGGCCGGGGTGGGCGCGCTGCTGGCGATCCTGCTTACCGGTGGGGAGTTCAGCCTGATCTCGCTGCTGGGACTGTTCCTGCTGATCGGCGTGGTGAAGAAGAACGCCATCATGATGATCGACCTCGCCTTGCAGCTCGAACGCCAGGAAGGCATGGAGCCTGAAGAATCCATTCGCCAGGCCTGCCTGTTGCGACTTCGGCCGATCCTGATGACCACCATCGCCGCCATCCTCGGCGCCGTTCCGCTGCTCATCGGCGGCACGGAAGGCGCGGAAATGCGCCAGCCCCTAGGTGTCGCCATCATCGGCGGCCTGGTGCTGAGCCAGTTGCTGACTCTCTACACGACCCCTGTGGTCTACCTCTATCTCGACCGTCTGCGCCATCGCTTCAATCGCTGGCGTGGCGTGCGCACTGACGCCGCTCTGGAAACACCCCTATGA
- a CDS encoding MdtA/MuxA family multidrug efflux RND transporter periplasmic adaptor subunit, with product MSPITEISPNSRSLRNWLVIAVSLLALLVLIWWFWPEAASKAGHQNGRGGAGRPGFGAFSGPVPVRVATISQGDFPVYLKALGTVTALNTVNVRGRVDGELVKLQFEEGQQVKAGDLLAVIDPRPYQVALQQAEGTLAQNRAQLKNAEIDLGRYKGLYAEDSIAKQTLDTQEALVAQYRGTIKTDEAAVASARLNLGFTQVRAPISGRLGLRQVDLGNLVSSGDTTPLVVITQTKPISVAFTLPEGQLPQVVSRFRAGQPLVVEAWDRGDKVKQAEGVLQSLDNQIDTTTGTLKLKARFANEDEILFPNQFVNVRLRAELLTQAVLIPSAAVQFGSQGTFAYVMDGDKKVKVRKLETGPDDGERTVVKSGLQPGERVVLEGTDRLRDGSDVEVVHDADEVPVQPTEQLQGAKPEGQDAKGGV from the coding sequence ATGTCCCCGATCACTGAGATTTCCCCGAACTCCCGTTCCCTCCGTAACTGGCTCGTCATTGCCGTCTCGCTGTTGGCACTGCTGGTCCTGATCTGGTGGTTCTGGCCAGAAGCCGCCTCCAAAGCCGGCCACCAGAACGGCCGAGGGGGAGCCGGGCGCCCCGGATTCGGTGCCTTCTCGGGACCGGTACCGGTGCGTGTCGCCACCATCAGCCAGGGCGACTTCCCGGTTTACCTCAAGGCTCTCGGCACCGTTACTGCGCTGAACACCGTGAACGTGCGCGGTCGTGTCGATGGTGAACTGGTCAAGCTGCAGTTCGAGGAAGGTCAACAGGTCAAGGCTGGCGACCTGCTGGCGGTGATCGACCCGCGTCCCTACCAGGTCGCCCTGCAACAGGCCGAAGGCACCCTGGCGCAAAACCGCGCGCAACTGAAGAACGCCGAAATCGACCTGGGCCGCTACAAGGGCCTCTATGCCGAGGACAGCATCGCCAAGCAGACCCTGGACACCCAGGAAGCGCTGGTGGCGCAGTACCGCGGGACCATCAAGACCGACGAGGCGGCCGTGGCTTCAGCCAGGCTGAACCTCGGTTTCACCCAGGTGCGCGCGCCCATTTCCGGTCGCCTCGGCCTGCGCCAGGTGGACCTCGGCAACCTGGTCAGCAGCGGCGACACCACGCCGCTGGTGGTCATCACCCAGACCAAGCCCATCAGCGTCGCCTTCACCCTCCCCGAGGGCCAGTTGCCGCAGGTGGTCAGCCGCTTCCGTGCCGGCCAGCCCCTGGTGGTCGAGGCGTGGGACCGTGGCGACAAGGTCAAGCAGGCCGAAGGCGTGCTGCAGAGCCTGGACAACCAGATCGACACCACCACCGGCACCCTGAAACTCAAGGCGCGTTTCGCCAACGAAGACGAAATCCTCTTCCCCAACCAGTTCGTCAATGTCCGCCTGCGCGCCGAGTTGCTGACGCAGGCGGTGCTGATTCCTTCGGCTGCCGTGCAGTTCGGCAGCCAGGGCACCTTCGCCTACGTGATGGATGGCGACAAGAAGGTCAAGGTCCGCAAGCTGGAAACCGGTCCGGACGACGGCGAGCGCACGGTGGTCAAGAGCGGTCTGCAGCCAGGCGAGCGCGTCGTGCTGGAAGGTACCGACCGCCTGCGCGACGGCAGCGACGTGGAAGTGGTGCATGACGCCGACGAGGTTCCAGTGCAGCCCACCGAGCAACTGCAGGGCGCCAAACCTGAAGGCCAGGACGCGAAAGGCGGCGTATGA